A part of Paenibacillus sp. sptzw28 genomic DNA contains:
- a CDS encoding S-layer homology domain-containing protein — MKKVFMTKTAALIASLMIVSMLVPVLAFAATNFNNVTYNGSTVTGTVYVSDDVYTGDDVVVYVYGSDGTTVLDTVYATYSTYGNYNFSSNVSYATYSTYFPLQLKYFYSGNSVTEWVYNNSYSGGGFFFPSGNVLIDDNGKVDGTLLSDLFAKDKNPTILSKSDVVTIPADALSKGETLTIKLADGTSITLPIAALKLDEQAKSLGVTLANLIIRVELKKLTGDAAKAVTNAVYGIDAKQLATPVDFKIVAVGNGKEKQINNLGTYFKRTLPVSGAVDSKTVTGVVYNPETKKLSFVPATFATVGGNVIATVYRNSTSIYTVIQLDDVSFKDVTKHWAKEYVQTLASKLIVEGTGANKFEPNRNITRAEFAAMIVRSLGLETTGSTSKFSDVGSSKWYAGAVAAAAEAGIVLGDDKGKFNPNANITRKELSAMVVRAMSYAGKEVKLTDAEVSKALAAFTDAGSLGWAKAEVAVAVNAGIVNGQTSTKVVGNANASRAEAATMVTRFLTNVGFIN; from the coding sequence ATGAAAAAGGTTTTTATGACTAAAACCGCAGCTCTTATCGCATCCTTAATGATCGTTTCGATGCTTGTACCGGTTCTTGCTTTCGCCGCAACCAACTTTAACAACGTTACTTATAATGGTAGCACGGTGACAGGTACAGTTTATGTTTCGGACGATGTTTATACTGGAGATGACGTGGTAGTTTATGTCTATGGGTCTGACGGCACAACGGTGCTGGACACTGTATATGCTACATACTCGACCTATGGAAACTACAATTTCAGCTCTAACGTGTCGTACGCAACTTACTCTACATACTTCCCGCTGCAGCTTAAGTACTTCTACTCCGGTAACTCCGTTACTGAATGGGTTTACAACAACTCGTACAGTGGTGGCGGTTTCTTCTTCCCGAGTGGTAACGTCCTTATTGATGACAACGGCAAAGTAGACGGCACATTGCTTAGCGATCTCTTTGCGAAAGATAAGAACCCAACGATTCTATCGAAGTCCGATGTAGTAACAATTCCTGCTGACGCTTTGAGCAAAGGCGAGACTTTGACGATCAAGCTGGCGGACGGTACGTCCATCACGCTTCCGATCGCTGCACTGAAATTGGACGAGCAAGCTAAATCCCTCGGGGTTACGCTGGCAAACCTGATTATCCGTGTAGAACTGAAGAAACTCACCGGCGACGCTGCTAAAGCGGTAACTAATGCTGTATACGGAATCGATGCGAAGCAATTGGCTACGCCGGTTGACTTCAAAATCGTAGCTGTTGGTAACGGTAAGGAGAAACAAATCAACAATCTGGGAACATACTTCAAACGTACTCTTCCAGTGAGTGGTGCAGTTGACTCCAAAACGGTGACTGGCGTTGTGTACAATCCGGAAACGAAAAAGCTGAGCTTCGTCCCAGCTACTTTCGCTACTGTTGGTGGCAACGTGATCGCTACTGTTTACCGCAACAGCACGAGCATATACACTGTGATCCAATTGGACGACGTATCCTTCAAGGATGTGACTAAACATTGGGCAAAAGAATATGTTCAAACTCTTGCATCGAAGTTGATTGTAGAAGGTACGGGCGCTAACAAGTTCGAACCTAACCGCAACATCACTCGTGCAGAATTCGCGGCTATGATCGTTCGTTCCCTCGGTCTTGAAACTACCGGTTCAACTTCGAAGTTCTCGGATGTTGGATCCAGCAAATGGTATGCAGGTGCTGTAGCAGCTGCTGCTGAGGCTGGAATCGTCCTCGGCGACGATAAAGGTAAATTCAACCCGAATGCGAACATCACCCGCAAAGAGTTGTCAGCCATGGTCGTTCGTGCCATGAGCTATGCCGGTAAGGAAGTCAAGCTGACGGATGCGGAAGTATCCAAAGCATTGGCAGCCTTCACGGATGCTGGCAGCCTCGGCTGGGCGAAAGCGGAAGTTGCAGTTGCAGTAAACGCAGGTATTGTTAATGGCCAAACTAGCACGAAAGTGGTAGGTAACGCTAACGCATCCCGCGCTGAAGCAGCTACAATGGTAACCCGTTTCCTCACCAACGTTGGATTCATCAACTAA
- a CDS encoding superoxide dismutase, with product MAHQLPALPYPNNALEPHIDETTMMIHHDRHHNAYVTNLNAALESAPELQNKSIEELIGDLNSVPESIRTAVRNNGGGHANHSLFWETIGPNAGGAPSGALADAIASELGGFDKFKEDFAKAAATRFGSGWAWLAVGKDGKLKVYSLPNQDSPIMEGDTPILGLDVWEHAYYLNYQNKRPDYIAAFWNVVNWSEVGKRYEAAK from the coding sequence ATGGCACACCAATTGCCTGCACTGCCCTACCCGAACAATGCGCTTGAGCCTCACATCGACGAGACGACAATGATGATCCACCACGATCGTCATCATAACGCTTATGTAACGAACCTGAATGCGGCTTTGGAGTCCGCTCCTGAACTGCAAAACAAATCCATTGAAGAATTGATCGGTGACCTGAATAGTGTACCCGAATCGATCCGTACCGCGGTCCGCAATAACGGAGGCGGCCATGCGAACCATTCCCTCTTCTGGGAAACGATCGGCCCGAATGCCGGCGGCGCGCCAAGCGGCGCACTTGCTGACGCTATTGCAAGCGAGCTTGGCGGCTTCGACAAGTTCAAGGAAGATTTCGCAAAAGCGGCTGCAACCCGTTTCGGCAGCGGCTGGGCATGGCTTGCTGTAGGTAAAGACGGAAAGCTGAAAGTATACAGCTTACCTAACCAGGACAGCCCCATCATGGAAGGCGATACGCCGATCCTCGGTCTGGACGTATGGGAGCATGCTTACTACCTGAACTACCAGAACAAGCGCCCGGACTACATCGCTGCGTTCTGGAACGTTGTTAACTGGTCCGAAGTGGGCAAACGTTACGAAGCTGCGAAGTAA
- a CDS encoding methyl-accepting chemotaxis protein, which translates to MLKWVRATLYEEMNRNMSRLASGDFSKQFDSSAGSRSPLMSTMGRMTRGLRSLIRVVERSSKGLNKQMEEMSGNSAMIAEQVSGVTTTIREMATGMQDASGHVYNMAEEMGRIHVFLQEINVNNRSVIETASRFSLEVASGKRDTASAAERMHQISADTSLVNNRMNELEAVLGKISEMTAFIQNISDQTQLLSLNANIEAAHAGEQGRGFAIVAKEISKLAAMTKAETEEIHQLIKSVHQSTEELNGSIDRMRINVGFGEEAIRTTVIKYDEMDGVLNGIVHNMKAIDGQLNGAAASTLAITDSVNQTSAMIQQISAGSQEVLASAEVQLQHILQLDGSIQEAARNSLSLRSVVSQFKLPSRERSHPLQRETDQWMECALSIRAIMVSMIESRDSKEIKDWNLKKIEQEKRLSGIVEELVAKVDEERDRMYLAALRKAWNDFAEAKEQNARWMLAGEYDKAKEGLVNKGRLLFRTAMDVAEEWMEQFKQ; encoded by the coding sequence GTGCTGAAATGGGTAAGGGCCACATTATATGAAGAGATGAATCGTAATATGTCGAGACTTGCTTCCGGTGATTTCTCAAAGCAATTCGATTCAAGCGCCGGCAGCCGTTCACCGCTTATGTCGACAATGGGGAGAATGACGCGGGGGTTAAGATCGCTTATCCGAGTTGTTGAACGTTCGTCAAAAGGGCTAAACAAGCAGATGGAAGAAATGAGCGGAAACTCGGCTATGATTGCTGAGCAAGTGAGTGGTGTGACCACTACCATCAGAGAAATGGCCACAGGTATGCAGGACGCCTCGGGCCATGTTTACAATATGGCGGAGGAAATGGGCAGAATTCATGTTTTCCTTCAGGAGATCAATGTCAATAACCGCAGCGTTATCGAGACCGCCAGCCGCTTCTCACTCGAGGTTGCTTCTGGTAAGAGGGATACGGCATCGGCCGCGGAGCGGATGCACCAAATCTCTGCAGACACGTCGCTTGTAAATAACCGAATGAACGAGCTCGAAGCCGTGCTTGGAAAAATTTCCGAGATGACTGCTTTTATTCAAAATATATCGGACCAGACCCAGCTGCTTTCATTGAACGCGAATATTGAAGCTGCGCATGCGGGTGAGCAGGGCAGGGGATTCGCCATCGTCGCCAAGGAAATATCCAAGCTCGCTGCCATGACGAAGGCGGAAACGGAAGAAATCCATCAGTTAATAAAATCGGTCCATCAAAGCACGGAAGAGTTGAATGGATCCATTGATCGCATGAGGATTAATGTGGGCTTTGGTGAAGAAGCGATTCGCACAACGGTCATTAAATACGATGAAATGGATGGCGTTCTGAACGGTATCGTACATAATATGAAAGCCATCGACGGGCAATTGAACGGTGCTGCCGCCAGTACGCTGGCCATTACGGACTCGGTCAACCAAACCTCCGCGATGATCCAGCAGATAAGTGCAGGAAGTCAAGAGGTCCTGGCATCGGCTGAGGTCCAATTGCAGCACATACTGCAGCTGGATGGAAGCATTCAAGAAGCAGCGCGTAACAGTCTTTCGTTACGTTCGGTCGTCTCGCAATTCAAGCTGCCCAGCCGTGAAAGAAGCCATCCGTTGCAAAGAGAAACCGACCAATGGATGGAATGCGCCTTAAGTATAAGGGCCATCATGGTATCGATGATCGAGTCACGAGACAGTAAAGAGATCAAAGACTGGAATTTGAAGAAGATTGAGCAGGAGAAGCGGCTGTCTGGTATTGTAGAGGAGCTTGTAGCGAAGGTGGATGAAGAACGGGACAGAATGTACTTAGCCGCTCTCCGGAAAGCTTGGAACGATTTTGCCGAAGCAAAGGAACAGAATGCCAGATGGATGCTCGCGGGGGAATACGATAAAGCGAAAGAAGGGTTAGTCAATAAAGGACGGCTTCTCTTCAGAACGGCGATGGATGTCGCGGAAGAGTGGATGGAGCAGTTCAAACAGTAG
- a CDS encoding guanylate kinase, giving the protein MSNTYITPGKLVFGRIAFATIVTYYQAMRRGFSRMAGPFIFVFTGTSGSGRKTIAHRIGSELGIYHVVSYTTRAPREKEKPDQDYHYISRESFDEIERQGSFIQKAVIGREFYGIRDQELRRPLEQGKHVYLILNSEGASWMKKLYGAQVIRLFIYVDKTTVRERLESKGMPFDVVERYMDQYTEEVVYRKQCEHVIENHDINRALEQIRTAIQSHL; this is encoded by the coding sequence ATGTCGAATACATATATTACTCCTGGAAAGCTTGTATTCGGCAGAATCGCATTCGCAACAATCGTAACCTACTATCAGGCAATGCGAAGGGGGTTTTCACGTATGGCGGGACCTTTCATATTTGTATTTACCGGAACAAGCGGATCGGGCAGAAAGACGATCGCCCACCGTATTGGATCGGAGCTCGGCATTTATCATGTAGTTTCTTATACCACACGCGCACCTCGCGAGAAGGAGAAGCCGGACCAAGATTACCACTATATCTCGAGGGAAAGCTTCGACGAAATAGAGCGCCAGGGCAGCTTTATTCAGAAAGCGGTTATCGGCAGGGAATTCTATGGTATAAGGGATCAGGAGCTGAGGAGACCGCTCGAGCAAGGTAAGCATGTATATCTGATTTTAAACAGTGAAGGCGCCTCTTGGATGAAAAAGCTTTATGGCGCACAAGTAATCCGTTTATTTATTTATGTGGACAAAACAACGGTCCGGGAACGGCTAGAGAGCAAAGGTATGCCCTTCGATGTCGTGGAACGTTACATGGATCAATATACGGAAGAAGTCGTTTACCGCAAGCAATGCGAGCACGTCATCGAGAACCATGATATCAACAGGGCATTGGAACAGATCCGTACCGCGATACAATCGCATTTGTAA
- a CDS encoding alpha/beta fold hydrolase gives MGYYIEVERGVKIYLEEAGSGRPVLFIHGWPVNHKMYEYQFNVLPKHGYRCIGLDLRGFGRSDAPWSGYEYNRMADDIRVIADTLKLENSTLIGFSMGGAIAIRYMARHAGHRMCSLILAAAAAPLFTRRSDYPYGMSTEEVDAIIAAAYTDRPQMLRDFGANFFGAPVSEAFMNWFHQLGVDASSYGTIKSAESLRDEDLRADLAHIQVPTTILHGKLDKICPFAFAEVQHRGIRESRLVPFEYSGHGLFHDELQKFNYETLLALKQSSTRPRFQ, from the coding sequence ATGGGTTATTATATCGAAGTAGAAAGAGGCGTCAAAATATATTTGGAGGAAGCGGGAAGCGGGAGGCCGGTTCTTTTCATTCATGGATGGCCTGTTAATCATAAAATGTATGAATACCAGTTCAACGTTCTTCCTAAGCATGGATATCGCTGCATCGGATTGGATTTGAGGGGGTTCGGTCGGTCGGACGCACCTTGGAGCGGTTATGAATATAACCGAATGGCTGACGATATTCGAGTCATTGCAGATACTCTCAAGCTCGAGAACTCCACTCTTATCGGTTTTTCCATGGGAGGGGCAATTGCGATACGTTATATGGCCAGGCATGCCGGGCATCGAATGTGCTCGCTTATTTTGGCCGCTGCTGCCGCACCGCTGTTTACGCGTCGTTCGGATTATCCGTACGGCATGTCCACGGAGGAGGTCGATGCGATAATTGCAGCCGCATACACGGACCGTCCGCAGATGCTGAGGGATTTTGGAGCAAATTTCTTCGGTGCACCGGTTAGCGAAGCTTTCATGAATTGGTTCCACCAGCTTGGAGTGGATGCTTCCTCTTATGGAACGATAAAAAGCGCCGAGTCTCTTCGTGATGAAGACCTGCGTGCGGATTTGGCGCATATTCAAGTACCAACCACCATACTCCATGGGAAGCTAGATAAAATTTGTCCATTTGCTTTTGCAGAGGTACAGCATAGAGGGATTCGAGAATCCAGGCTGGTTCCGTTTGAATATAGCGGTCACGGTTTGTTTCACGATGAATTGCAGAAATTCAATTACGAAACGCTCCTCGCCTTGAAGCAATCCTCAACCAGGCCGCGGTTTCAGTAG